From Streptomyces zhihengii, the proteins below share one genomic window:
- a CDS encoding adenosylcobinamide-GDP ribazoletransferase, producing MDSSHGIRFAFGTLTVLPVRVTRWDREAGRAGMLWAPLAGLVVGLCAAAAGGLLVLLGSGPLLAAVASTAVPAVLTRALHLDGLADTADGLGSGKPAEDALRIMKQSDIGPFGVVTVLLVLLAQVAALSELYAGGWARGACAAALAAVAARLALTVACRTGVPAARPDGLGAAVAGAVPVRGAVGTAALVALVAAGAAAVPGGAPAALHAVLALATALAVAELLLRRCVRRFGGVTGDVFGALAETAATVALVVSALG from the coding sequence GTGGACTCATCGCACGGCATACGCTTCGCCTTCGGCACCCTGACCGTCCTGCCCGTGCGGGTGACGCGCTGGGACCGGGAGGCGGGCCGGGCCGGGATGCTGTGGGCCCCCCTCGCCGGTCTGGTCGTCGGGCTGTGCGCCGCCGCGGCCGGCGGGCTCCTCGTACTGCTGGGCTCCGGCCCCCTGCTCGCCGCCGTGGCGAGTACCGCGGTGCCCGCCGTCCTCACCCGGGCCCTGCATCTGGACGGGCTCGCCGACACCGCCGACGGCCTCGGCAGCGGGAAGCCCGCCGAGGACGCCCTGCGGATCATGAAGCAGTCGGACATCGGGCCGTTCGGCGTCGTCACCGTGCTCCTCGTGCTGCTGGCCCAGGTCGCCGCGCTGAGCGAGCTCTACGCCGGCGGCTGGGCGCGCGGGGCGTGCGCCGCCGCGCTGGCCGCGGTGGCCGCCCGGCTGGCCCTGACCGTCGCCTGCCGCACCGGTGTGCCCGCCGCCCGCCCCGACGGACTCGGCGCGGCCGTCGCGGGCGCGGTGCCCGTGCGCGGCGCGGTGGGGACGGCCGCGCTGGTCGCGCTGGTGGCGGCGGGGGCCGCCGCGGTGCCGGGCGGGGCGCCCGCCGCGCTGCACGCGGTCCTGGCGCTCGCCACCGCCCTCGCGGTCGCCGAACTGCTGCTGCGCCGGTGCGTGCGCCGGTTCGGCGGGGTGACGGGCGATGTGTTCGGCGCCCTGGCGGAGACGGCGGCGACCGTGGCGCTGGTGGTGTCGGCGCTGGGCTGA
- a CDS encoding spherulation-specific family 4 protein, whose translation MTGLLVPYYEHPAEQPAAWDLLVAAAPRLHAVVVNPASGPGTAADPAFAEVAERLRRAGVTVLGYVDTGYGRRPHGAVADEMLRHRDWYATDGVFLDQVSSGRDALAHYTRLTVAARVAGAATVVLNHGVPPDPGYARLAELLVTFEGPWEAYDPAAAAPAWTEAYPEDRFCHLVYAAPPHARAATGVHCTVPGTGAHPWGTLPHGVGGP comes from the coding sequence ATGACGGGCCTGCTGGTGCCGTACTACGAGCACCCCGCCGAGCAGCCCGCCGCCTGGGATCTCCTGGTGGCCGCCGCGCCCCGGCTGCACGCCGTCGTCGTCAACCCGGCCAGCGGTCCGGGCACCGCCGCCGACCCCGCCTTCGCCGAGGTCGCGGAGCGCCTGCGGCGGGCCGGGGTGACGGTCCTCGGCTACGTCGACACCGGCTACGGCCGCCGCCCGCACGGCGCGGTCGCCGACGAGATGCTGCGGCACCGGGACTGGTACGCGACCGACGGGGTCTTCCTCGACCAGGTCTCCTCCGGCCGGGACGCGCTCGCGCACTACACCCGGCTGACCGTCGCGGCGCGGGTGGCGGGCGCGGCGACGGTGGTCCTCAACCACGGTGTGCCGCCGGACCCCGGATACGCCCGGCTCGCCGAGCTGCTGGTGACCTTCGAGGGCCCCTGGGAGGCGTACGATCCGGCCGCCGCCGCCCCCGCGTGGACGGAGGCGTACCCGGAGGACCGGTTCTGCCACCTCGTCTACGCGGCCCCGCCCCACGCCCGAGCCGCCACCGGCGTGCACTGCACGGTCCCGGGCACGGGCGCGCATCCCTGGGGGACGCTGCCGCACGGGGTGGGCGGCCCGTGA